The genomic DNA TGCGGCTTGAGGACGACGCCGTTGCCCAGGGCGAGGGCCGGGGCGACCGACTTCAGGGAGAGCAGGAAGGGGAAGTTGAAGGGGCTGATGACGCCCACGACGCCGACCGGCACCCGGTAGACGCGGTTCTCCTTGCCGTCGACCGGGGACGGGATGATCCGGCCCTCGGGCGCCAGCGCCAGGTGGACCGCCTCGCGCAGGAACTCCTTGGCCAGGTGCAGCTCGAAGGCGGCCTTCAGACGGGTGCCGCCCAGCTCGGCGACGATCGCCTCGCCGATCTCCGCCTCGCGCTCCTCCACCAGGCGCAGGGCCTTCTCGAACACCGCGCGGCGCGCGTAGGGGTTCGTCGCGGCCCACTGCTTCTGCGCGCGCTCGGCGGCCCGGTAGGCGGCGTCGACCTCGTCGACGGTGGCTATCGTGATCGAGGCGAGCTTCTCGTTGTCGTACGGGTTGAAGTCGATGATGTCCCAGGAGCCGGTGCCGGGGCGCCACTCGCCGTCGATGTACTGCTGGGCGAGGTCGGTGAAGTACGACGACATGTGTTCCCTCAATCCCCTTAGCTGCCGCAGCCGCCGCGAGCGAGCCGCCTGATTGGGCGTCATCGTACTTATGTTTCAGGAGAGTTGAAGGAGTCCTCGCAGAAGGTCCCGGCTCTCGCCCGGGCCCGGGCTGTCCTGCTGGAGCTCCTTCAGCGCCGTCTCGTACTGGGTGACGTCCTCCTGCTTGTCCAGGTACAGCGCACTGGTGAGCTGCTCCAGGTAGACGACGTCCGAGAGGTCGGACTCGGGGAAGCTGAGGAGCGTGAACGCGCCACTCTCACCGGAGTGCCCGCCGAAGCCGAAGGGCATGACCTGGAGCCGCACATTGGGGCGTTCGGACACCTCGATCAGGTGCTGGAGCTGGCCGCGCATCACCTCGCGGTCGCCGTACGGGCGGCGCAGGGCGGCCTCGTCGAGCACGATGTGGAACTCGGGGGCGTTCTCCGCGACCAGGTGCTTCTGCCGCTCCAGGCGCAGCGCCACCCGCCGCTCGACGTCCGCCTCTCCGGCGCCCTTCATGCCGCGCCGGACGACCGCGCGGGCGTACTCCTCGGTCTGCAGCAGGCCGTGCACGAACTGCACCTCGTAGGCCCGGATCAGCGAGGCGGCGCCCTCCAGCCCCACGTAGGTGGGGAACCAGCTGGGCAGTACGTCGGAGTAACTGTGCCACCAGCCCGCGACATTGGCCTCCTTGGCCAGGGAGAGCAGGGAGGCGCGCTCCTGCTCGTCCGTGATGCCGTACAGCGTCAGCAGGTCCTCGACGTCCCGCGTCTTGAAGCTCACCCGGCCCAGCTCCATCCGGCTGATCTTCGACTCCGAGGCGCGGATCGAGTAGCCCGCGGCCTCGCGCGTGATCCCCCGCGTCTCACGCAGTCGCCTGAGTTGTGATCCGAGCAGCATGCGCCGCACCACCGATCCGGGCTCTCCCGCGCTCACGTTCGCCAGCCTCCCCAACCGTCTTCAGGGGCCGAAGTCTGCCACTAAAACACTCCGAGCAGTACTCGTCCGGTTACGGAAACGGAATTGAGCCAACGGAAACGTGCAGGATCATGCACGCGGCAGGCCGGAACCGGCCGTCGCGGGAGATGAAGGGGAGGCGAAGATGACGGAAAAATTGACCAACAAGCGGTACGGGCAGGTCCATTTCGGTCACGTGCACGTGCATCTGCCCTTGCATCTGCGGTACGCATCCGAAACCATGGTCCCGCACCACCGCGCCGCATCGCTATGACCGCGAATTCCCGGGAGTGCCTCGCATGGGGACGAATGGATCGACCATGCTCGAGCCGTTACGGCAGGGCCTTCCGCCACTCGACCCCGCGGCCGTGTCCAACGCCGCCTCCTGCGCCCTGCCGCCCCGGTACGAAGCGGTGCGCGAGGCCCGGAGGTTCACCCGCAGGACGCTCGACGGCTGGGACACCGGCGACCGCTTCGACGACGTCTGCCTGGTGGTCTCCGAACTCGTCACCAACGCCCTGCGCCACGCGCTGCCGGCGGACACCCCGCGCCACGACGAGCAGCACGGGCCGGTGCGGCTGCACCTGATGCGCTGGACCGAGCGGCTGGTGTGCGCGGTGCGCGACCCCAGCCACGAGAGCCCGGTGGCCCGCGAGACGGACGACTTCTCGGCGGAGTCGGGCCGGGGCCTGTTCCTCGTCGACTCCTTCAGCGACAGCTGGGGCTGGCATCCCCTGGCCGGGACGCTCAACGGCAAGGTGGTCTGGGCGCTGTTCCGGACATAGCCACGGCAAGGTGGCCTGGGCGCTGATCCGGACATAGCCACGGCAAGGTGGCCTGGGCGCTGATCCGGACATAGCCACGGCAAGGTGGCCTGGGCGCTGATCCGGACATGGCCGGAGACGGGCGGCCCGGCGCCGGACCGTTCCGGGTCAGCTCGCGATCAGGTGGTCGAACTCGCCGTCCTTGACGCCCAGCAGCATGGCCTCGATCTCGGCGCGCGTGTAGACCAGCGCGGGGCCGTCGGGGAAGCGGGAGTTGCGCACCGCCACCGCACCGTCGGGCAGGCGCGCGAACTCCACGCACGATCCCTGCGAGTTGCTGCGCCGGCTCTTCTGCCAGGCCGCATCGTGCAACTGCGTGGCGGCCATGCCGTTGTACACGTCGTACACGTCGTGGTCCACAGGTCGCTCCCCGGTGTGCACTGGCTGATGTGGCCATTGATGCAGTGGTCAACTGATCCGGATCATAACCCTGTTCACGTGCAGATGCATGAGCAAATGCACGTGCACGCGCGGTGTTCCCGCGGTTACAGCTTTGACGACCGCTTTACCGAGCCCTGCCCTCTACGACGCCGAGGCCCGGGAAGTCGTTCCCGCATGTGCCCCCGAATTCGAAGAATATGCAACAACATGCGACAGCACCGGGGCCCGACCGGTACGGGCGTGCCCCGGTGCTGTCGCTGGTGCGCGAGGTACGGCGGGCCGGTCAGCGCGTGCCGTACGGCAGCAGCGCCATCTCGCGCGCGTTCTTGATCGCCCTGGCCAGCTGCCGCTGCTGCTGGGACGTCACCCGGGTGACGCGGCGGCTGCGGATCTTGCCGCGGTCGGAGACGAACCTGCGCAGCAGCTCGGTGTCCTTGTAGTCGACGTACGTCACTCCCGCCTGGTCCAGCGGGTTGGGACGCTGCCGGGCGGGCGTCCGGTCGTTCTTGCGGGGTCGGGGCATGGTTCAGACCTCCAGGAGAGTGTCGAAGGCGGGCGGCAGCCGGTCCCAGGCGGCCTGACCCGCGGCGTACTCGGCGTCGGTCAGCAGGCAGGACTCCAGGAGCCGTTCCAGGCCGTCGCGGTCGAGGCCGGGGGACGTGAAGACCAGGTGCTGGCAGCGGTCGCCGTGCTCGGGGTGCCAGTCCAGCGCGGCGGCGGCACGGCGCACGGGCGGGACCAGTTCCCAGGCGGCGTCGGGGAGCGAGGCGAGCCACGGCCCCGCGCTCTCCACGCACAGAGCGCCGCCGGCGGCGTCCCAGTGCAGCAGCGTGTCCCCCTTGCCGGCGAGCCAGAACCGCCCCCGGCTGCGGGCCGCGGCACAGGTCAGGTCCTCGAGCGCCGCGTACAGCCGCTCCGGGTGGAAGGGGCGACGGCGGTGCCAGACCAGGGTGGCGACGCCGTGCGCGTCGGCCTCGGCGGGCAGCAGCGCGCAGGCCGGATGCTGGGCCGCGGCCGCCGCCTCCACGTCGAACCCGGCGAGGGCGGCCCGCGCCAGCTCCAGGACCGCGGACGGTGCGCCCGCCCGGTTCCCGTGGCCGATCGGGACCCGGCGGGCCGTCGGGTGCAGCTGGGCCAGCAGCTCGCGGTCCTCGTCGTCGGCCTCCGGCGAGCCGGGGAGGGACTCGGCGAGCGCGAGGACGGAGGCGTACTCGAGCTGCCGCGCGAAGGTGTCGGCGACGGTGCGCCGGTCGGTGGCCGCCGCGGCCAGACCACCCTCGGCGAGGTCGTCGCCGTTGCCGAGGTACGGCAGGACCAGGGCCGGGTCGACGGCGGTGACCACGCCGGCGACGGTGAAGCCGCCCGCCGTCACCACTTCCGCCATCGCCTTGGGCTCGACGGAGTCCCACAGCTCGACCACCGCCAGCGGGGTGCCCCCGGCCTCCGCGAGCCGGACCAGCTCGGGGACGAGGTCCTCGCGCAGCGCGCAGCACGCGCAGTCGTTGACCAGGGGCGCCTCGCCGGCGGTGAGGATGCCGGTGGCGTCCCGCACGGTCCGTACGACCGTGCCCGCGGCGGCCGTCGCCAGGTCGTGGTGGAGGACGACGCTGCCGGGCACGTCGGCGAGCAGCCGGGCCACGGCCGCCCTGCGCGCGTCGGCGTGCAGCCCGCCGACGATCACCACCGGCGGTTCGGGGAAGCGGCCCGGCTCGCTCATGCCCCGTCCTGCTTCCCGTACCGGCGCTCGAAGCGCTCCACGCGTCCGGCGGTGTCCAGGACGCGGGCGGTGCCGGTGTAGAAGGGATGGCTGACGTTCGAGATCTCGACGTCGACGACCGGGTAGGTGTGGCCGTCCTCCCACTCGACGGTGCGCTCACTGGTCATGGTCGAGCGGGTGAGGAAGGCGTAGTTGGCGGCCCGGTCACGGAAGACGACCGGGCGGTACTCGGGGTGGATTCCCTTGCGCACGGCGTCTCAGCGCTCCTCTCGGAAGTCGACGTGACGGCCGGCCGTCGGGTCGTACTTGCGCAGGACCAGCCGGTCGGGGTCGTTGCGGCGGTTCTTGCGGGTGACGTAGGTGTAGCCGGTCCCGGCGGTGGACCGGAGCTTGATGACCGGACGGAGTTCGTTGCGTGCCATGCTGCTACCTTACTGAAAATGACTTCCATTAACACCTAGGACCCGTCCGGTCCGGAGGAGAGGTACGTCACCGTGTCCGCCCACTGCATGCTGACCGGGGCCCGGCCCGGCTTCGGCAACCGCATCTCCCACTCCCACCGGCGCACTTCGCGCCGCTTCGACCCCAACATCCAGACCAGGCGCTACTGGCTGCCCAGCGAGAACCGGCACGTGCGGCTGCGGCTGAGCACGAAGGGGATCAGGACGGTCGACTCGATCGGCGTCGAGGCGGCCGTGGCGCGCATCCGTGCCCGGGGAGTGAGGATCTGATGGCGAAGAAGAGCAAGATCGCGAAGAACGAGCAGCGCCGGGCCGTCGTCGCGCGCCACGCCGAGCGCCGGGCCGAGCTGAAGGAGATCCTCCGCCGGCCCTCGTCGACGGAGGCCGAACGGCTCGCCGCCCAGCGGGAACTGCGCAGGCAGCCGCGCGACGCGAGCCCCACGCGGGTGCGCAACCGCGATCAGATCGACGGACGCCCGCGCGGATACTTCCGGGTCTTCGGGCTCTCCCGGGTGAATCTGCGCGAGCAGGCGCACGCCGGGCATCTTCCCGGGGTGCGCAAGTCGTCCTGGTAGCTTGCGGCTGTTCGGGGCCGAACGGCCGTCCGGCTACAGCTTGGAGCTTCCGGTGACGTGGGTGACTGCGGGGAACACGGCGAGCACGGAGAACACGGCGCGCACGGACGCCGGGTACGGCGGGGTCGCGGTCCGGCGGACGCGGCGGTCCGTGCGGGCCGCGGTGCTGGCCCTCGGGCTGGTGGGGGCGCTGGCCCTGACCGCGTGCACCGACGGCGGGGACTCCGACGGCGGCGGTTCGGGTGAGGGCCCGGGCGGCGGCGACAAGTCCTCGGCGGCGCCCGGCGCGTCCGCGAGCACGGACCCGGGCGACGACACGGGCGGATCGCCGTCCGCCGGTGCCGGCGGCGAACTGGAGGGCAGCTGGCTGGCGACCACCGACGGCCAGGCCGTCGCCCTGATGGTCACCGGCGACAGGGCGGCCCTCTTCGCGACCGGCGGGACCGTGTGCAGCGGTACGACGGAGGAGACCTCCGGCACCCGGACGATCCGCCTCAAGTGCGCCGACGGCAGCGCCGAGCGCGCCACCGGCAAGGTCGGCGCGGTCGACGCCACCTCGCTCACGGTGGCCTGGGAGGGCGAGCTGGGCGAGGAGACGTACACCAGGTCCGAGGGCGGCTCACTGCCGCCGGGACTGCCGACCACCGGCATCGGTTCCTGAGCGGGGCTTCCGCCCCGAGCTCCCCGGGGTCTGCTCCAGCGGTCGGTGACGGCCGACCCGGGCGGCGTCGGCCGCCCGGGTACCCTCCGTCCAGCCGGCCTCGTCCGCGGCGCCGCGCAGACGGGTCGTGGTCGTCTCCGGGAACATGCGCTCCATCCGGTCGGTGACCGCGGCCTCGCGGGAGGCGAGCACCGGCAGGAGGTCCGCGTCCGCCGCCCCCGCCGTGGCGGATTCCTCGGCCGCTTCCGTGGCCGCCTCTGTTGCCGCTTCCGTGGCCGCTTTCGTGGCCGCTTCCACCGCGGCCCGCAGCCTGGCGCCCGCGCGGTGGGCGTAGGCGGCGAGGAACGACTGCCGGAAGGTCTTGGTGCGCTTGCGTCCGCCGGCCCGCTGGCCGGCCTCCGCCTTCGTCATCGCCGCCTCGGCCTGCACCAGCAGGGAGGTGTAGAGGAGTTCGACCGCCTCCAGGTCGGCCTCGAAACCGACGACGGTGGAGAAGCCGAAGGGCTCGTTCCACACCGCCCTGCAGTGGTTGGCGTCGGCCACCGCGTCCAGCAGCACGGCCTTGGCCTGCTCGTAGGGCGGCTCCACCCCGATCCGGCAGGCCCCCGGTGTGTCGGGCGAGGACGCGTGTCCGTGCGCCTGCGCGGCCAGCAGGGCCTCGTCGACGCTGTGCCGCGCCATCAGCTCCTGTGCCTTCCCGCTCAGCGCCTCCGCCTCCTCCGGATACCCGGTCGCCT from Streptomyces sp. CB09001 includes the following:
- the rpmB gene encoding 50S ribosomal protein L28, giving the protein MSAHCMLTGARPGFGNRISHSHRRTSRRFDPNIQTRRYWLPSENRHVRLRLSTKGIRTVDSIGVEAAVARIRARGVRI
- the rpmG gene encoding 50S ribosomal protein L33 encodes the protein MARNELRPVIKLRSTAGTGYTYVTRKNRRNDPDRLVLRKYDPTAGRHVDFREER
- a CDS encoding helix-turn-helix transcriptional regulator, yielding MLLGSQLRRLRETRGITREAAGYSIRASESKISRMELGRVSFKTRDVEDLLTLYGITDEQERASLLSLAKEANVAGWWHSYSDVLPSWFPTYVGLEGAASLIRAYEVQFVHGLLQTEEYARAVVRRGMKGAGEADVERRVALRLERQKHLVAENAPEFHIVLDEAALRRPYGDREVMRGQLQHLIEVSERPNVRLQVMPFGFGGHSGESGAFTLLSFPESDLSDVVYLEQLTSALYLDKQEDVTQYETALKELQQDSPGPGESRDLLRGLLQLS
- a CDS encoding type B 50S ribosomal protein L31, which produces MRKGIHPEYRPVVFRDRAANYAFLTRSTMTSERTVEWEDGHTYPVVDVEISNVSHPFYTGTARVLDTAGRVERFERRYGKQDGA
- a CDS encoding DUF397 domain-containing protein; this encodes MDHDVYDVYNGMAATQLHDAAWQKSRRSNSQGSCVEFARLPDGAVAVRNSRFPDGPALVYTRAEIEAMLLGVKDGEFDHLIAS
- the rpsN gene encoding 30S ribosomal protein S14; its protein translation is MAKKSKIAKNEQRRAVVARHAERRAELKEILRRPSSTEAERLAAQRELRRQPRDASPTRVRNRDQIDGRPRGYFRVFGLSRVNLREQAHAGHLPGVRKSSW
- the rpsR gene encoding 30S ribosomal protein S18, producing MPRPRKNDRTPARQRPNPLDQAGVTYVDYKDTELLRRFVSDRGKIRSRRVTRVTSQQQRQLARAIKNAREMALLPYGTR
- a CDS encoding DUF2786 domain-containing protein; protein product: MSTPRTVDRAFETALYATADDALDAAASLLAADPAADAELARRGEEFVATAWRRGWQPADLVRIVRRELGDVHVRLVAALIRAQAPNDRARGPRWAAQLDDVADADGTTAPRTDRFSYATTVLELYRLLLRLPGLEPLEAGEVPRRDRERRPESRALARIRALLAKAEATGYPEEAEALSGKAQELMARHSVDEALLAAQAHGHASSPDTPGACRIGVEPPYEQAKAVLLDAVADANHCRAVWNEPFGFSTVVGFEADLEAVELLYTSLLVQAEAAMTKAEAGQRAGGRKRTKTFRQSFLAAYAHRAGARLRAAVEAATKAATEAATEAATEAAEESATAGAADADLLPVLASREAAVTDRMERMFPETTTTRLRGAADEAGWTEGTRAADAARVGRHRPLEQTPGSSGRKPRSGTDAGGRQSRRQ
- a CDS encoding ATP-binding protein; the protein is MLEPLRQGLPPLDPAAVSNAASCALPPRYEAVREARRFTRRTLDGWDTGDRFDDVCLVVSELVTNALRHALPADTPRHDEQHGPVRLHLMRWTERLVCAVRDPSHESPVARETDDFSAESGRGLFLVDSFSDSWGWHPLAGTLNGKVVWALFRT
- a CDS encoding GTP-binding protein, translating into MSEPGRFPEPPVVIVGGLHADARRAAVARLLADVPGSVVLHHDLATAAAGTVVRTVRDATGILTAGEAPLVNDCACCALREDLVPELVRLAEAGGTPLAVVELWDSVEPKAMAEVVTAGGFTVAGVVTAVDPALVLPYLGNGDDLAEGGLAAAATDRRTVADTFARQLEYASVLALAESLPGSPEADDEDRELLAQLHPTARRVPIGHGNRAGAPSAVLELARAALAGFDVEAAAAAQHPACALLPAEADAHGVATLVWHRRRPFHPERLYAALEDLTCAAARSRGRFWLAGKGDTLLHWDAAGGALCVESAGPWLASLPDAAWELVPPVRRAAAALDWHPEHGDRCQHLVFTSPGLDRDGLERLLESCLLTDAEYAAGQAAWDRLPPAFDTLLEV